The Zonotrichia albicollis isolate bZonAlb1 chromosome 6, bZonAlb1.hap1, whole genome shotgun sequence genome window below encodes:
- the HECTD1 gene encoding E3 ubiquitin-protein ligase HECTD1 isoform X10, producing MADVDPDTLLEWLQMGQGDERDMQLIALEQLCMLLLMSDNVDRCFETCPPRTFLPALCKIFLDESAPDNVLEVTARAITYYLDVSAECTRRIVGVDGAIKALCNRLVVVELNNRTSRDLAEQCVKVLELICTRESGAVFEAGGLNCVLTFIRDSGHLVHKDTLHSAMAVVSRLCGKMEPQDSSLEICVESLSSLLKHEDHQVSDGALRCFASLADRFTRRGVDPAPLAKHGLTEELLSRMAAAGGTASGPSSACKPGRSSTGAPSTAADSKLSNQVSTIVSLLSTLCRGSPVVTHTFNYFQDLLRSELPDSIESALQGDERCVLDTMRLVDLLLVLLFEGRKALPKSSAGSTGRIPGLRRLDSSGERSHRQLIDCIRSKDTDALIDAIDTGAFEVNFMDDVGQTLLNWASAFGTQEMVEFLCERGADVNRGQRSSSLHYAACFGRPQVAKTLLRHGANPDLRDEDGKTPLDKARERGHSEVVAILQSPGDWMCPVNKGDEKKKKDANKDEEECNEPKGDPEMAPIYLKRLLPVFAQTFQQTMLPSIRKASLALIRKMIHFCSEALLKEVCDSDAGHNLPTILVEITATVLDQEDDDDGHLLALQIIRDLVDKGGDLFLDQLARLGVISKVSTLAGPSSDDENEEESKPEKEDEPQEDAKELQQGKPYHWRDWSIIRGRDCLYIWSDAAALELSNGSNGWFRFILDGKLATMYSSGSPEGGSDSSESRSEFLEKLQRARSQVKPSTTSQPILSTPGPTKLTVGNWSLTCLKEGEIAIHNSDGQQATILKEDLPGFVFESNRGTKHSFTAETSLGSEFVTGWTGKRGRKLKSKLEKTKQKVRTMARDLYDDHFKAVESMPRGVVVTLRNIATQLESAWELHANRQCIEGENTWRDLMKTALENLIVLLKDENTISPYEMCSSGLVQSLLTVLNNNVDLDVKQDCSQLVERINVFKTAFSENEDDESRPAVALIRKLIAVLESIERLPLHLYDTPGSTYNLQILTRRLRFRLERASGETSLIDRTGRMLKMEPLATVESLEQYLLKMVAKQWYDFDRASFVFVRKLREGQTFVFRHQHDFDENGIIYWIGTNAKTAYEWVNPAAYGLVVVTSSEGRNLPYGRLEDILSRDSSALNCHTNDDKNAWFAIDLGLWVIPSAYTLRHARGYGRSALRNWVFQVSKDGQNWTTLYTHVDDCSLNEPGSTATWPLDPPKDEKQGWRHVRIKQMGKNASGQTHYLSLSGFELYGTVNGVCEDQLGKAAKEAEANLRRQRRLVRSQVLKYMVPGARVIRGIDWKWRDQDGSPQGEGTVTGELHNGTTQSWSSLVKNNCPDKTTAAAGSSSRKGSSSSVCSVASSSDISLGSTKMERRSESVLEQNIVSGPDVHEPIVVLSSADSVPQADIGSSSSASTSTLTADMGNENAERKLGPDNSIRAPGESSAISMGIVSVSSPDVSSVSELTNKEAASQRPLSSSASNRLSVSSLLAAGAPMSSSASVPNLSSRETSSLESFVRRVANIARTNATNNMNLSRSSSDNNTNTLGRNVVSNATSPLMGAQSFPNLTTTGTTSTVTMSTSSVTSSSNVATATTVLSVGQSLSNTLTTSLTSTSSESDTGQEAEYSLYDFLDSCRASTLLAELDDDEDLPEPDEEDDENEDDNQEDQEYEEVMEEEEYETKGGRRRTWDDDYVLKRQFSALVPAFDPRPGRTNVQQTTDLEIPPPGTPHSELLEEVECMPSPRLALTLKVSGLGTTREVELPLTNFRSTIFYYVQKLLQLSCNGSVKSDKLRRIWEPTYTIMYREMKDSDKEKESGKMGCWSVEHVEQYLGTDELPKNDLITYLQKNADSAFLRHWKLTGTNKSIRKNRNCSQLIAAYKDFCEHGSKSGLSQGAISTLQNSDILSLAKEQPQAKAGSGQNSCGVEDVLQLLRILYIVASDPYTTRTSQEEGDEHPQFNFPPDEFTSKKITTKILQQIEEPLALASGALPDWCEQLTSKCPFLIPFETRQLYFTCTAFGASRAIVWLQNRREATVERTRTTSTVRRDDPGEFRVGRLKHERVKVPRGESLMEWAENVMQIHADRKSVLEVEFLGEEGTGLGPTLEFYALVAAEFQRTDLGAWLCDDDFPDDESRQVDIGGGLKPPGYYVQRSCGLFTAPFPQDSDELERITKLFHFLGIFLAKCIQDNRLVDLPISKPFFKLMCMGDIKSNMSKLIYESRGDRDLHCTESQSEASTEEGHDSLSVGSLEEDSKSEFILDPPKPKPPAWFNGILTWEDFELVNPHRARFLKEIKDLAIKRRQILSNKNLSEDEKNTKLQELMLKNPSGSGPPLSIEDLGLNFQFCPSSKVYGFTAVDLKPGGEDETVTMDNAEEYVDLMFDFCMHTGIQKQMEAFRDGFNRVFPMEKLSSFSHEEVQMILCGNQSPSWAAEDIINYTEPKLGYTRDSPGFLRFVRVLCGMSSDERKAFLQFTTGCSTLPPGGLANLHPRLTVVRKVDATDASYPSVNTCVHYLKLPEYSSEEIMRERLLAATMEKGFHLN from the exons ATGCCCTCCTCGAACTTTTTTGCCAGCACTGTGCAAAATTTTTCTTGATGAAAGTGCTCCAGACAATGTACTGGAAGTAACAGCTCGTGCCATAACTTATTACCTGGATGTGTCGGCTGAGTGCACCCGTAGGATTGTGGGAGTGGATGGAGCTATCAAAGCACTTTGTAATCGTTTAGTAGTTGTTGAACTTAACAACAGAACCAGCAGAGATTTGGCAGAGCAATGTGTGAAG GTGTTAGAATTAATCTGCACCCGTGAGTCAGGAGCTGTGTTTGAAGCTGGAGGGCTGAACTGTGTTCTGACATTCATTCGTGACAGTGGACACCTTGTTCATAAAGATACTTTGCATTCAGCTATGGCTGTAGTATCCAGACTCTGTGGCAAAATGGAGCCTCAGGATTCTTCATTAGAGATCTGTGTGGAATCACTGTCTAGTTTATTAAAACATGAAGACCATCAG GTTTCAGATGGAGCTTTGAGATGCTTTGCTTCATTAGCTGACAGATTCACAAGGCGTGGAGTTGACCCAGCCCCATTAGCTAAACATGGATTAACTGAGGAGTTGTTATCTCGCATGGCAGCTGCTGGTGGGACAGCCTCAGGACCATCTTCAGCTTGCAAACCTGGACGGAGTAGCACTGGAGCACCATCTACAGCTGCAGACTCTAAATTAAGTAATCAGGTGTCAACTATTGTAAGCCTGTTGTCAACCCTGTGTAGAGGCTCTCCAGTAGTAACACAT ACTTTTAATTATTTCCAGGATCTCCTAAGATCTGAGCTTCCAGATTCAATAGAAAGTGCGTTGCAGGGTGACGAGCGATGTGTGCTGGATACCATGCGGTTAGTAGATCTTCTTTTGGTGCTACTGTTCGAAGGCAGAAAAGCCCTGCCAAAATCCAGTGCTGGATCTACAGGCAGAATCCCAGGATTGAGGAGACTGGATAGTTCTGGGGAACGTTCTCATCGGCAACTGATAGATTGCATCCGCAGTAAGGATACTGATGCACTGATAGATGCAATTGACACAGGAG CTTTTGAAGTAAATTTTATGGATGATGTAGGACAAACTCTTTTAAACTGGGCCTCAGCTTTTGGAACTCAGGAAATG GTAGAATTCCTCTGTGAAAGGGGTGCTGATGTTAACAGAGGTCAGAGGTCATCCTCATTACATTATGCAGCATGTTTTGGAAGACCTCAGGTAGCAAAG ACTCTCTTACGACATGGTGCAAATCCTGATTTGAGAGATGAAGATGGGAAAACTCCTCTGGACAAAGCTCGGGAAAGGGGGCACAGTGAAGTAGTAGCTATTCTTCAGTCTCCAG ggGATTGGATGTGTCCTGTCAACAAAGGGgatgagaagaaaaagaaagatgcaaACAAGGATGAGGAAGAATGCAATGAACCCAAAGGAGATCCAGAAATGGCACCCATATACTTGAAAAGACTATTGCCTGTGTTTGCACAAACATTTCAACAAACTATGTTGCCTTCAATAAG GAAAGCAAGTCTTGCACTCATTAGAAAAATGATACATTTTTGTTCTGAGGCGCTCCTGAAAGAGGTTTGTGACTCTGATGCTGGCCACAACCTGCCCACAATACTGGTTGAGATAACAGCTACAGTGCTTGATCAAGAG gatgatgatgatggccATTTGTTAGCCTTGCAAATCATAAGGGATTTAGTGGATAAAGGTGGTGATCTTTTTCTAGACCAACTGGCTAGACTTGGCGTAATTAGTAAAGTGTCAACTTTGGCGGGACCATCATCTGATGATGAAAATGAAGAGGAGTCCAAACCTGAGAAG GAGGATGAACCACAAGAGGATGCTAAAGAACTGCAGCAGGGTAAACCATACCACTGGAGAGACTGGTCAATCATTAGGGGAAGGGACTGCCTGTATATCTGGAGTgatgctgcagccctggagctatCTAATGGTAGTAATGGATGGTTCAGATTTATCTTGGATGGAAAGCTGGCCACAATGTATTCCAGTGGGAGCCCTGAAGGAGGATCTGACAGCTCAG aaagTAGGAGTGAGTTCCTTGAGAAGTTGCAGAGGGCTCGAAGCCAAGTAAAACCATCTACCACAAGCCAGCCAATTTTATCAACACCAGGGCCAACTAAACTTACTGTAGGAAACTGGTCACTGACCTGTTTAAAAGAAGGAGAAATTGCTATTCACAATTCTGATGGTCAGCAAGCTACAATACTGAAAGAAGACCTGCCAGGCTTTGTGTTTGAATCCAACAGAGGAACAAAGCATTCGTTTACAGCTGAAACTTCCTTGG GGTCAGAATTTGTGACTGGCTGGACAGgtaaaagaggaagaaaactgAAATCTAAACTGGAGAAGACAAAACAAAAG GTGCGCACTATGGCAAGGGATTTGTATGATGATCATTTTAAAGCTGTTGAAAGTATGCCTCGAGGAGTAGTTGTAACACTGAGGAACATAGCAACACAGTTAGAGTCTGCATGGGAACTTCATGCAAACAGGCAG TGCATTGAGGGGGAAAATACGTGGAGAGATTTAATGAAGACTGCTCTGGAAAACTTAATTGTACTGTTGAAGGATGAGAATACTATTTCTCCATATGAAATGTGCAGTAGTGGCTTAGTTCAATCTCTGCTGACAGTTTTAAACAAT aaTGTTGATTTGGATGTGAAACAAGACTGTAGTCAACTGGTAGAGAGGATAAACGTTTTCAAAACAGCATTCAGCGAAAATGAGGATGATGAAAG TCGCCCAGCAGTTGCATTAATTCGGAAGTTGATAGCAGTGTTAGAATCCATTGAACGGCTACCTCTCCACTTGTATGATACACCAGGATCCACGTACAATCTTCAG ATCCTGACAAGGCGCTTGAGGTTTCGTTTGGAACGTGCCTCGGGGGAGACGTCTTTGATAGATCGAACTGGGAGAATGCTCAAGATGGAGCCACTGGCAACTGTTGAATCTCTAGAACAGTATCTCCTGAAAATG GTAGCAAAGCAGTGGTACGACTTTGATAGGGCTTCATTTGTTTTTGTACGAAAACTACGAGAAGGTCAGACATTTGTGTTCAGGCATCAACATGATTTTGatgaaaatggaattatttaCTGGATTGGAACAAATGCAAA AACTGCATATGAATGGGTAAATCCAGCAGCCTATGGATTAGTAGTGGTTACATCCTCAGAAGGAAGAAATCTGCCTTATGGTCGTTTAGAAGACATCCTGAGCCGTGACAGCTCAGCTCTCAATTGTCACACAAATGATGATAAGAATGCTTGGTTTGCCATAGACCTTGGCCTTTGGGTCATTCCATCAGCCTACACATTACGCCATGCTCGAGGTTATGGACgatctgctctcagaaattggGTTTTCCAGGTATCTAAGGATGGACAGAACTGGACTACTTTGTATACTCACGTTGATGACTGTAGTCTCAATGAACCAGG GTCTACAGCAACATGGCCTTTAGATCCTCCAAAAGATGAGAAACAAGGTTGGAGACATGTTAGAATAAAACAGATGGGAAAGAATGCCAGTGGGCAAACACACTACCTCTCCTTGTCTGGATTTGAACTTTATGGCACTGTGAATGGAGTATGTGAAGATCAGCTgg GAAAAGCTGCCAAAGAAGCTGAGGCAAATCTGAGAAGGCAGCGACGTCTGGTCCGTTCTCAGGTGTTGAAATACATGGTTCCAGGAGCTCGTGTAATCAGAGGAATTGATTGGAAATGGAGAGATCAGGATGGAAGCCCACAGGGGGAAGGCACTGTTACAGGAGAACTGCATAATG GCACAACGCAGTCATGGAGCAGCTTGGTGAAAAACAACTGTCCAGACAAGAcgactgctgctgcaggctcctcAAGTAGAAAAGGAAGCAGCAGTTCTGTGTGTAGCGTGGCAAGTAGCAGCGACATCAGCTTGGGTTCGACCAAAATGGAGCGGAGATCAGAAAGTGTATTGGAACAAAATATAGTTTCAGGCCCTGACGTCCATGAACCAATTGTTGTTCTGTCTTCTGCTGACAGTGTGCCTCAGGCTGACATAGGGTCATCTTCCAGTGCGAGCACCAGCACCTTAACAGCGGACATGGGAAACGAAAATGCAGAGAGGAAGTTAGGTCCTGATAACTCAATACGTGCTCCTGGGGAGTCCAGTGCTATATCCATGGGAATTGTTAGTGTAAGCTCTCCTGATGTGAGTTCAGTCTCTGAACTGACTAATAAAGAAGCAGCTTCCCAACGACCCCTGAGCTCTTCAGCAAGTAACAGACTCTCAGTCAGTTCTTTGTTGGCTGCTGGGGCACCCATGAGCTCCAGTGCGAGTGTTCCGAACTTATCATCTCGAGAAACTTCCAGCCTGGAGTCCTTTGTACGCAGAGTGGCAAACATAGCGCGTACCAATGCCACAAACAACATGAACTTAAGCCGGAGTAGCAGTGATAACAATACTAATACTTTGGGAAGAAATGTTGTGAGTAATGCAA CTTCTCCTCTTATGGGTGCCCAAAGTTTTCCTAATCTGACTACAACTGGTACCACATCAACAGTGACCATGTCTACATCCAGTGTTACTAGCAGCAGCAATGTAGCTACAGCAACTACAGTTTTATCTGTTGGTCAGTCGCTTAGTAATACTCTAACTACTAGCCTAACATCAACATCTAGTGAGAGCGAtacagggcaggaggcagaatATTCTTTATATG ATTTTCTTGATAGCTGCCGAGCTAGTACTCTGTTGGCAGAGTTAGATGATGATGAGGATCTACCTGAGCCAGATGAAGAAGATGATGAAAATGAAGATGATAACCAAGAAGATCAAGAATATGAAGAAGTTATG GAGGAAGAGGAGTATGAAACCAAAGGAGGCCGTAGGAGAACATGGGATGATGACTATGTGTTGAAACGACAGTTTTCTGCATTGGTTCCTGCTTTTGACCCAAGACCGGGTCGTACTAATGTGCAACAGACAACTGACCTAGAAATCCCTCCACCAG GTACGCCTCATTCAGAACTCTTGGAAGAGGTTGAGTGCATGCCTTCACCACGTTTAGCACTTACCTTGAAAGTTTCGGGTCTTGGAACAACTCGAGAAGTAGAACTGCCCCTAACAAACTTTCGATCCACCATCTTTTACTATGTACAGAAATTGTTACAGCTTTCCTGTAATGGCAGTGTGAAATCCGACAAACTTAGACGGATTTGGGAGCCAACATACAC AATCATGTACAGAGAAATGAAGGATTCTgataaagagaaagaaagtgGAAAAATG GGTTGCTGGTCAGTAGAGCATGTGGAGCAGTACCTTGGCACTGATGAATTACCAAAGAATGACTTGATAACCTACCTGCAGAAGAATGCAGACTCAGCTTTCCTGCGCCACTGGAAATTAACCGGCACTAATAAAAGTATTAGGAAAAACAGAAATTGTTCCCAGCTCATAGCTGCATACAAG GACTTTTGTGAACATGGATCAAAATCTGGATTGAGTCAAGGGGCCATTTCTACTCTTCAAAATTCTGATATCCTTAGTTTGGCCAAGGAGCAaccccaggccaaagctggcaGTGGACAGAACTCCTGTGGAGTGGAAGATGTTCTGCAGTTACTTAGAATTTTGTATATAGTTGCCAGTGACCCTTACACAACACGGACTTCTCAAGAAG AAGGAGATGAGCATCCTCAGTTTAACTTTCCACCAGATGAATTCACAAGTAAAAAAATTACTACAAAGATTCTGCAACAGATTGAG GAACCATTGGCACTAGCAAGTGGAGCTTTGCCAGATTGGTGTGAGCAACTAACAAGCAAGTGTCCTTTCTTAATTCCATTTGAAACGAGACAGTTGTACTTCACATGTACAGCATTTGGAGCatcaag AGCAATTGTATGGCTGCAGAACAGACGTGAAGCCACTGTGGAGCGGACAAGGACCACGAGCACAGTGCGCCGGGATGATCCAGGGGAATTCAGAGTTGGACGCCTCAAACATGAAAGAGTGAAAGTTCCGCGAGGTGAATCCTTGATGGAGTGGGCAGAAAATGTCATGCAGATTCATGCAGACAGAAAATCTGTTCTAGAG GTTGAGTTTTTAGGGGAGGAAGGAACAGGCCTGGGTCCTACCTTGGAATTTTATGCATTGGTGGCAGCAGAATTTCAGAGGACAGATTTGGGAGCTTGGCTTTGTGATGATGATTTTCCAGATGATGAGTCCCGACAG GTTGATATCGGTGGTGGACTGAAACCACCTGGCTACTATGTACAGAGATCATGTGGACTGTTTACAGCACCATTCCCACAAGATAGTGATGAACTTGAAAGAATAACCAAACTCTTTCATTTCCTTGGAATTTTCTTGGCTAAATGCATTCAGGACAATAGACTTGTGGATTTACCCATTTCTAagcctttttttaaactcatgTGTATGGGGGACATTAAAAGTAACATGAGCAAGTTGATATATGAATCGCGGGGTGACAGAGACTTGCACTGTACTGAAAGTCAGTCAGAGGCTTCCACAGAAGAAGGACATGATTCCTTGTCAGTAGGAAGTCTGGAAGAAGACTCCAAATCAGAATTTATTCTTGATCCACCAAAACCTAAGCCTCCTGCCTGGTTTAATGGAATTTTGACATGGGAAGACTTTGAATTAGTAAACCCACATAGAGCTAGGTTTCTAAAAGAAATTAAGGACCTTGCAATTAAAAGACGTCAAATTCTAAGCAACAAAAATCTGTCAGAAGATGAAAAGAACACCAAACTACAGGAATTAATGCTGAAGAATCCGTCAGGTTCAGGGCCTCCTCTTAGCATAGAGGACTTGGG tttaaattttcagttttgCCCTTCGTCCAAAGTATATGGGTTTACGGCTGTGGATCTCAAACCAGGTGGTGAAGATGAG ACTGTAACAATGGATAATGCAGAGGAGTATGTAGATCTCATGTTTGACTTCTGCATGCATACTGGTATACAGAAACAAATGGAGGCCTTCAGAG ATGGCTTCAATAGAGTCTTTCCAATGGAGAAGCTGAGTTCCTTCAGCCATGAAGAGGTTCAGATGATTCTGTGTGGAAATCAATCACCTTCTTGGGCAGCTGAGGATATCATCAATTACACCGAACCCAAACTGGGATATACAAGAGATAG CCCTGGATTCCTTCGATTTGTGAGAGTCTTGTGTGGAATGTCCTCAGATGAGAGGAAGGCTTTCCTGCAGTTCACCACGGGTTGTTCGACGCTCCCACCCGGGGGGCTGGCAAACCTCCACCCCCGGCTCACTGTTGTGCGCAAG GTTGATGCTACAGATGCAAGTTACCCATCTGTGAATACATGTGTGCATTACCTGAAGTTGCCTGAGTATTCTTCCGAGGAGATTATGAGGGAGCGTCTGCTAGCTGCTACCATGGAGAAAGGCTTCCATCTCAACTGA